In Bacillus cereus ATCC 14579, a single window of DNA contains:
- a CDS encoding DUF2062 domain-containing protein, giving the protein MMRVKTTKKTYSFFQRMWRILKFQYYKLLRSPEGAKKVSLGFAIGFGLEMLVIYTASLVYVIFYPIVRLAKGSFPAAVIGNIIGKISFLPVFLFPLAYALGKMIYPFHVQKIHHEPFTISDLFSSHIFTILKSLLQSEVYVLIGMTILGVVFGLISYFVVHYLYEKNRKLRLKKRKKRVREPLVQL; this is encoded by the coding sequence ATGATGAGGGTGAAAACAACTAAGAAAACATATTCGTTTTTTCAGCGGATGTGGAGAATATTAAAGTTTCAATATTATAAGTTGCTTCGATCGCCAGAAGGCGCAAAGAAAGTATCGTTAGGGTTTGCTATAGGATTCGGCTTAGAAATGTTAGTCATTTATACGGCATCGCTCGTATATGTAATATTTTATCCAATCGTCAGGTTAGCAAAGGGATCTTTTCCTGCGGCAGTTATTGGCAATATTATTGGGAAAATATCGTTTCTCCCAGTATTTTTATTTCCGCTTGCGTATGCGCTAGGAAAAATGATTTATCCATTTCATGTACAGAAAATTCATCATGAACCATTTACGATATCGGACTTGTTTTCAAGTCACATTTTTACGATATTAAAGAGCTTATTACAAAGTGAAGTGTATGTATTAATTGGAATGACGATTTTAGGAGTTGTGTTTGGTCTCATTTCGTATTTCGTTGTGCATTATTTATACGAAAAGAACCGTAAGTTACGCTTGAAGAAAAGGAAGAAACGAGTGAGAGAACCACTTGTGCAATTATAA
- the argB gene encoding acetylglutamate kinase, translating into MSDYIVVKCGGSMLNQLNDVFFECIKKLQQKYKVVIVHGGGPEIDAKLKDCNINVEKRDGLRITPKEVMDVVQMVLCGSTNKKLVMNLQKHNLLAVGCSGCDGNLLQIQPVSEEIGYVGEVSYVETALLKGLINMEYIPVIAPIGVNGNEIYNINADNAAAGIAAALGAKELVFITDVDGILHEGNLVKETDESEIATFIETGVITGGMIPKVQAALASLKMGVQKISIVNGTKDFTEVTGECIGTTVTKGVSIA; encoded by the coding sequence ATGAGCGATTATATTGTAGTGAAATGCGGCGGTAGTATGTTGAATCAATTAAATGATGTGTTTTTTGAATGTATAAAGAAATTACAGCAGAAGTATAAAGTAGTGATTGTTCATGGTGGTGGACCAGAAATTGATGCCAAATTAAAAGATTGTAACATCAACGTAGAAAAAAGAGATGGATTACGGATAACACCAAAAGAAGTTATGGATGTTGTTCAAATGGTGCTATGCGGAAGTACGAATAAAAAACTCGTAATGAATTTACAAAAGCATAATTTACTTGCGGTAGGTTGTTCAGGGTGTGACGGCAATTTACTTCAAATTCAACCTGTCAGCGAAGAGATAGGATATGTAGGGGAAGTAAGTTATGTAGAAACAGCTTTATTAAAAGGATTAATAAATATGGAGTATATTCCTGTTATTGCTCCAATCGGGGTAAATGGTAATGAAATTTATAACATAAATGCGGACAATGCTGCGGCTGGGATTGCGGCCGCGTTAGGAGCAAAAGAGCTTGTTTTTATTACGGATGTAGATGGAATATTACATGAAGGGAATTTGGTAAAGGAAACGGATGAATCTGAAATTGCAACTTTTATAGAAACAGGTGTTATTACAGGTGGGATGATTCCAAAAGTACAGGCGGCACTAGCATCATTAAAAATGGGAGTGCAAAAGATAAGTATTGTGAATGGTACAAAAGATTTTACTGAGGTTACGGGAGAGTGTATTGGAACGACGGTAACGAAAGGTGTGAGTATTGCATGA
- a CDS encoding acetylornithine transaminase has protein sequence MTSHLFQTYGRRTIEFVKGTGTKVIDNKGKEYLDFTSGIGVCNLGHCHPTVLKGVQEQLDDIWHISNLFTNSLQEEVASLLTENRALDYVFFCNSGAEANEAALKLARKHTGKSLVVTCQQSFHGRTFGTMSATGQDKVKEGFGPLLPSFLHIPFNDIKALEEVMNEEVAAVMVEVVQGEGGVIPVDLSFLKEIETLCNKFGSLFIIDEVQTGIGRTGTLFAYEQVGIEPDIVTVAKALGNGIPVGAMIGGKELGTSFTAGSHGSTFGGNYIAMAAAKEVLQVSKKPSFLKEVQEKGEYVLEKLQEELQHVECIQNIRGKGLMIGIECKHEVASFIEQLENEGLLVLQAGPNVIRLLPPLIVTNEELEQAVYIIKKVVCTKNVSII, from the coding sequence ATGACGAGTCATCTTTTTCAAACGTATGGCAGAAGAACTATTGAGTTTGTAAAGGGAACTGGAACGAAAGTTATTGATAATAAAGGTAAGGAATATTTAGATTTTACATCAGGAATTGGCGTATGTAATTTAGGACATTGTCACCCTACTGTTCTCAAAGGTGTACAAGAGCAACTTGATGATATATGGCATATATCTAACCTGTTTACAAACAGCTTACAAGAAGAAGTTGCGTCATTATTAACAGAAAATAGAGCATTAGATTATGTGTTTTTCTGTAATAGTGGGGCAGAGGCAAATGAAGCGGCTTTAAAGTTAGCACGTAAGCATACTGGAAAATCTCTCGTCGTAACATGCCAGCAGTCTTTTCACGGTAGAACATTTGGAACGATGAGTGCAACAGGCCAAGATAAGGTAAAAGAAGGATTTGGTCCATTACTTCCATCTTTTTTACATATCCCTTTTAACGATATTAAAGCATTAGAGGAAGTAATGAATGAAGAAGTTGCGGCGGTAATGGTAGAAGTAGTTCAAGGAGAGGGAGGAGTAATACCTGTTGATCTATCTTTTTTGAAAGAGATTGAAACATTATGTAATAAGTTCGGTTCCTTATTTATTATAGACGAAGTACAAACGGGGATAGGAAGAACTGGAACACTATTCGCTTATGAACAAGTGGGAATAGAGCCTGATATCGTTACCGTTGCAAAGGCACTTGGGAATGGGATTCCTGTCGGAGCGATGATTGGCGGGAAAGAGCTCGGAACGTCGTTTACTGCAGGATCGCACGGTTCAACTTTTGGCGGGAATTACATCGCGATGGCTGCAGCGAAAGAAGTATTGCAAGTGAGTAAAAAACCATCGTTTTTAAAAGAAGTACAAGAAAAAGGCGAGTACGTATTAGAGAAGTTGCAAGAGGAATTACAGCATGTCGAATGTATTCAAAATATACGTGGTAAAGGGCTTATGATTGGGATTGAGTGTAAGCATGAAGTTGCAAGTTTTATAGAACAACTAGAAAACGAAGGACTTCTCGTATTACAAGCAGGCCCTAATGTTATAAGACTATTACCGCCACTCATTGTCACGAATGAAGAGTTAGAACAGGCAGTATATATAATAAAAAAAGTAGTTTGTACAAAAAACGTATCAATCATATAA
- the argF gene encoding ornithine carbamoyltransferase, whose translation MSTVQVPKLNTKDLLTLEELTKEEIISLIEFAIYLKKNKQEPLLQGKILGLIFDKHSTRTRVSFEAGMVQLGGHGMFLSGKEMQMGRGETVSDTAKVLSQYIDGIMIRTFSHADVEELAKESSIPVINGLTDDHHPCQALADLMTIYEETNTFKGIKLAYVGDGNNVCHSLLLASAKVGMHMTVATPVGYEPNEEIVKKALAIAKETGAEIEVLHDPELAVNEADFIYTDVWMSMGQEGEEEKYSLFQPYQINNELVKHAKQTYRFLHCLPAHREEEVTGKIIDGPQSIVFEQAGNRLHAQKALLVSLFKNVEEPS comes from the coding sequence ATGTCAACTGTACAAGTACCGAAATTAAATACGAAAGATCTTTTAACACTAGAAGAATTAACGAAAGAAGAAATTATTTCTTTAATTGAGTTCGCTATATATTTAAAAAAGAATAAGCAAGAGCCTTTATTACAAGGCAAAATATTAGGGCTTATTTTTGATAAGCATTCAACTCGTACTCGTGTATCTTTTGAAGCGGGAATGGTACAACTCGGGGGACATGGTATGTTTTTAAGTGGAAAAGAGATGCAAATGGGAAGAGGAGAAACTGTTTCAGATACTGCGAAAGTATTATCGCAGTATATTGACGGGATTATGATACGTACATTCTCGCACGCGGATGTAGAAGAGCTTGCAAAAGAATCGAGTATTCCTGTTATTAACGGTTTAACGGATGATCATCATCCTTGTCAAGCATTGGCAGACCTCATGACAATATATGAAGAAACAAATACATTTAAAGGAATAAAATTGGCTTACGTAGGTGACGGAAATAATGTATGTCATTCATTGTTGCTAGCGAGTGCAAAAGTCGGAATGCATATGACTGTTGCAACGCCTGTAGGATATGAACCGAATGAAGAGATTGTAAAAAAAGCGTTAGCGATTGCCAAGGAAACAGGAGCTGAAATTGAAGTTTTGCATGATCCTGAATTAGCGGTGAATGAAGCTGATTTCATTTATACTGACGTTTGGATGAGCATGGGGCAAGAGGGCGAAGAAGAGAAATATTCTTTATTTCAACCTTACCAAATCAATAACGAACTTGTTAAGCATGCGAAGCAAACATATCGTTTCTTACACTGTTTACCTGCCCATCGTGAAGAAGAAGTAACAGGAAAAATTATAGATGGACCGCAGTCTATCGTCTTTGAGCAAGCTGGTAATCGATTGCATGCTCAAAAAGCGTTATTAGTGAGTTTATTTAAAAATGTAGAAGAGCCTTCCTAA
- a CDS encoding MarR family winged helix-turn-helix transcriptional regulator, whose amino-acid sequence MESREWERIVDHLLSLVPLFYRKFMLPGEFSSQRHMPPSHTQVLLLLHENGTLAVSEIGKRLAISRPNMTPLLNKLIQEELIERHYSEKDRRVILISLTAEGKLLVNQYQQFILDKLKENFQTLSEEEREKLIHSLQTIQNLILKTNV is encoded by the coding sequence ATGGAATCACGCGAGTGGGAACGTATTGTTGATCATCTTCTTTCGCTAGTGCCTCTTTTTTATCGCAAATTTATGCTTCCTGGAGAATTTTCTTCTCAAAGACATATGCCGCCATCACATACACAAGTATTACTGCTTTTGCATGAAAACGGCACATTAGCAGTTTCCGAAATCGGCAAGCGGCTAGCGATTTCACGGCCTAACATGACACCTCTATTAAACAAACTTATTCAAGAAGAACTAATAGAGCGTCATTATAGCGAAAAAGATCGACGGGTCATTTTAATTTCTCTAACAGCTGAAGGGAAATTATTAGTAAATCAGTATCAGCAATTCATTTTAGACAAACTAAAAGAAAATTTCCAAACATTATCTGAGGAAGAGCGCGAAAAGCTCATTCATTCTCTTCAAACCATTCAAAATTTAATTTTGAAAACAAACGTATAA
- a CDS encoding GDSL-type esterase/lipase family protein produces MKKVILTIVCLLLLIISYSYFEKNDETKQNESEEKTEKTSAPNWIDKQTNESFYHLVLGDSLAKGYGSTQGGFAELASKQIEAQIHKPITVENLGVNGLTTDRLAKKVQSEDVKEKIRAANIITINIGGNNLFRLNRDVGVIDGIKMLNKEKAHFEADIKSIVKTVRDQNPDALLILSELYNPLQLDDSIASYADMFLDGWNESVYSISKTNQPSIVLPIRKLISNDKKELLFDQVHPNDNGYAIIANTFTKQVLSYKY; encoded by the coding sequence ATGAAAAAAGTCATCTTAACAATTGTTTGTCTCCTCCTTCTGATCATTTCTTATTCTTATTTTGAAAAGAACGACGAGACAAAACAAAATGAATCTGAAGAAAAAACAGAAAAAACATCTGCCCCAAATTGGATTGATAAGCAAACAAACGAATCTTTTTATCATCTTGTATTAGGTGATTCACTCGCTAAAGGATACGGATCGACACAAGGTGGATTTGCTGAATTAGCTTCTAAGCAAATAGAAGCACAAATTCATAAACCAATTACAGTAGAAAACCTTGGGGTAAACGGTCTTACAACAGATCGTCTCGCTAAAAAAGTTCAATCAGAAGATGTAAAGGAAAAAATTAGAGCAGCAAATATAATTACAATTAATATTGGAGGAAATAATTTATTTCGTTTAAATCGTGATGTTGGTGTTATAGATGGTATAAAAATGTTAAATAAAGAAAAAGCTCATTTTGAAGCGGATATAAAAAGTATTGTAAAGACAGTTCGAGATCAAAATCCGGATGCTTTACTCATTCTCTCAGAACTCTATAACCCATTACAACTCGATGACTCCATCGCAAGTTATGCAGATATGTTTTTAGATGGCTGGAATGAATCTGTTTATTCCATTTCCAAAACAAATCAACCATCTATCGTTTTACCAATTCGCAAATTAATATCGAATGATAAAAAAGAGTTATTATTTGACCAAGTACACCCAAATGATAACGGCTATGCAATTATTGCCAATACATTTACAAAGCAAGTGTTATCCTACAAATATTAA